One stretch of Leadbetterella byssophila DSM 17132 DNA includes these proteins:
- the mgrA gene encoding L-glyceraldehyde 3-phosphate reductase, with protein MDSRYDTMKYRRSGKSGLLLPEISLGLWHNFGGVDIYENYREILLTAFDKGITHFDLANNYGPPPGSAEENFGKILKKDLRSYRDELIISSKAGYRMWPGPYGEWGSRKYLISSCDQSLKRMKLDYVDIFYSHRPDPRTPLEETMGALDSIVRQGKAIYVGLSNYDPEQTRQATAILKELGTPCLIHQPKYSMLVRDPENGLLDVLKEKGIGCIPFSPLAQGLLTHKYLNGIPEDSRAAKSTGFLQKEEVTPETIQKIQKLNEVAQRRGQTLAQMAISWLLKDPRITSVLIGASRTSQLLDSLEALKNKEYSNEELVQIEQILNL; from the coding sequence ATGGACTCACGCTATGATACCATGAAATACCGCCGATCCGGTAAAAGTGGTTTACTCCTTCCTGAAATATCTCTAGGATTATGGCATAATTTCGGTGGAGTAGATATCTATGAGAATTATAGAGAAATCCTATTAACAGCATTTGACAAAGGCATCACCCATTTTGATCTGGCCAATAATTACGGCCCTCCACCTGGCTCAGCGGAAGAAAACTTTGGCAAAATCCTAAAAAAAGACCTTAGATCATACAGAGACGAATTAATCATTTCCTCAAAGGCTGGTTACAGAATGTGGCCTGGACCCTACGGTGAATGGGGCTCAAGAAAATATCTCATTTCATCCTGTGACCAAAGCCTGAAACGAATGAAATTAGATTACGTTGACATCTTCTATTCCCATAGACCTGATCCAAGAACACCTTTGGAAGAAACTATGGGGGCTTTGGATAGTATAGTTCGACAAGGGAAAGCCATATATGTGGGATTGTCCAATTATGACCCGGAGCAGACCCGACAAGCAACGGCCATTCTTAAAGAATTAGGTACACCTTGTTTGATTCACCAACCGAAGTACTCCATGTTAGTCAGAGATCCTGAAAATGGCTTATTGGACGTATTGAAAGAAAAAGGAATAGGATGTATTCCTTTCTCGCCTTTAGCGCAAGGGCTTCTTACCCACAAGTATCTAAACGGTATTCCTGAAGATTCCAGAGCAGCCAAGTCTACAGGATTTCTACAAAAAGAAGAAGTTACACCGGAAACGATACAGAAAATTCAGAAACTAAATGAAGTGGCGCAGAGAAGAGGCCAAACTTTAGCGCAGATGGCTATCAGTTGGCTACTCAAAGACCCTCGAATAACCTCTGTTCTTATAGGCGCATCCAGAACTTCCCAATTATTAGATTCCTTGGAAGCCTTAAAGAACAAAGAATACAGTAATGAAGAATTAGTACAAATCGAACAAATATTAAACTTATGA
- a CDS encoding IS701 family transposase, giving the protein MCSFRELFEKCLPAFNQLRTFERARTLALGVLSCVGRCTITGMVTASGAQFLDWSATYRLFKGSRMNMSKIFGCIRKEVVLTNGWEHPYIYAHMDDTLLRKRGKKIFGTGWMRDPLGPPFSSNFVWGQRFIQVSLSLLEKGVFGPSRAIPVDFTHCPPVKKPTKGADEQTTATFLQQHKKEKMSAVGLQRILSLREDLNADGFSNKKVVLSVDGSYTNETVIKKLPAGVELIGRIRKDAKLFSPAEVKINQRGRKPYFGRELPTPEQIRQSPEIPYQKIEAWAAGKKRVFEVKTLKNVRWRKSGERNLMLVIIRPVSYRLTKSSKLLYRNPAYLISTSQHIDIQLLVQAYIRRWEIEVGFRDQKTLIGCGQAQVREKTAVEKVPQFISACYAMILLAAHKSNEKKSQQLPGTKWYKNAKRKRITTGDLLNRVRMENWLESVQINLTDFAKLQQKMAKLGKINNPAIEAIFYNRN; this is encoded by the coding sequence ATTTGTTCTTTTCGGGAATTATTTGAAAAGTGCTTACCAGCGTTTAATCAACTTAGAACCTTTGAGCGAGCTCGGACTCTTGCTTTAGGTGTTTTATCGTGTGTTGGCCGATGTACTATTACGGGAATGGTAACGGCCAGTGGTGCTCAGTTCTTGGACTGGTCGGCTACCTATCGCCTTTTTAAGGGCAGCCGAATGAATATGAGCAAGATATTTGGCTGTATACGCAAAGAAGTAGTACTTACTAACGGTTGGGAGCATCCTTATATTTATGCTCATATGGACGATACATTACTACGTAAACGAGGAAAGAAAATCTTCGGAACGGGTTGGATGCGTGATCCACTTGGTCCGCCATTTAGCAGTAATTTTGTGTGGGGGCAGCGTTTTATTCAAGTGTCTTTATCGCTACTAGAAAAGGGAGTGTTTGGGCCTTCTCGAGCAATTCCTGTTGACTTTACCCATTGTCCACCAGTAAAAAAGCCTACTAAAGGCGCTGACGAGCAAACCACAGCTACTTTTTTGCAACAACACAAGAAAGAGAAGATGAGTGCAGTAGGTCTGCAGCGTATCCTCTCTCTAAGAGAAGATTTAAATGCGGACGGTTTTTCTAATAAGAAGGTGGTGTTAAGTGTTGATGGTAGTTACACCAACGAAACGGTAATAAAAAAGCTGCCAGCCGGAGTGGAATTAATAGGGAGAATAAGAAAAGATGCAAAGCTATTTTCTCCTGCCGAAGTAAAAATAAATCAAAGGGGAAGAAAACCTTATTTTGGAAGAGAGTTACCTACACCAGAACAAATACGGCAAAGTCCAGAAATACCATACCAAAAGATAGAAGCATGGGCAGCAGGTAAAAAACGAGTCTTTGAGGTGAAAACACTAAAAAATGTTAGGTGGAGGAAATCCGGGGAGCGAAACCTGATGCTAGTCATTATTCGTCCAGTTAGTTACCGACTTACAAAAAGCTCCAAATTACTTTACCGAAACCCTGCCTATCTAATTTCTACCTCCCAGCATATAGATATCCAATTACTTGTACAGGCTTACATTAGAAGGTGGGAAATAGAGGTAGGCTTTCGTGATCAAAAAACATTGATCGGCTGCGGACAGGCACAAGTGCGTGAGAAAACAGCTGTCGAGAAAGTGCCACAATTTATATCAGCATGTTATGCAATGATCTTACTGGCAGCTCACAAATCAAACGAAAAAAAATCGCAGCAACTTCCAGGAACTAAATGGTACAAAAACGCAAAAAGAAAAAGAATTACCACAGGAGATTTACTCAATCGTGTGAGAATGGAAAACTGGCTTGAAAGTGTACAAATTAATTTAACCGACTTCGCAAAACTCCAACAAAAAATGGCAAAGTTGGGTAAAATCAACAATCCAGCAATCGAAGCTATATTTTACAACAGAAATTAG
- a CDS encoding replication-associated recombination protein A yields the protein MNHSIPLAERIRPRNLDEYVGQEHILGPGKPLRKAIESGMLPSMILWGPPGVGKTSLAFLIAEVSKRQFHNLSAISAGVKDLREVLARPSGLFPPILFIDEIHRFNKSQQDALLGAVEKGKVTLIGATTENPSFEVNSALLSRCQVYILEAFGQEELRCLVDRALSEDELLKTLPIEVIGTDSLFRHSGGDGRKLLNLLELVILAQQGNDPIKIDDETVESLVQKNFARYDKSGEQHYDIVSAFIKSIRGSDPNAALYWMARMLVAGEDVKFIARRMLIAASEDIGLANPTAMMVANACMDAVMKIGYPESRIILSQTAIYLATSPKSNAAYNAINHAMEVAERTSHLPVPVDLRNAPTKLMKQIGYGKGYKYSHDYPGHFVKQDFLPEDLKGFKFYQPGENARENEIKKNLKNWWEEWYGY from the coding sequence GTGAATCATTCCATTCCTTTAGCAGAGAGAATCCGTCCCCGTAATCTGGACGAGTACGTGGGGCAGGAACATATATTAGGGCCTGGTAAGCCGTTGAGAAAGGCTATAGAATCAGGTATGTTACCTTCCATGATCTTATGGGGTCCTCCGGGTGTGGGTAAAACCTCTTTGGCTTTTCTTATCGCTGAAGTAAGTAAAAGACAATTTCATAATCTTAGTGCTATCTCAGCAGGTGTAAAGGATTTACGGGAGGTTTTAGCTAGACCGTCCGGATTATTTCCGCCTATACTCTTCATAGATGAAATTCATCGCTTCAATAAATCTCAGCAGGATGCGCTTTTAGGAGCAGTAGAGAAGGGTAAGGTTACCTTGATAGGAGCCACTACTGAGAATCCGTCTTTTGAAGTAAATTCAGCACTCCTAAGTAGGTGCCAAGTGTACATATTAGAAGCTTTTGGACAGGAAGAGCTTCGGTGCTTAGTGGATAGGGCATTAAGTGAGGACGAATTGCTGAAAACACTACCCATAGAAGTCATAGGTACAGATTCCCTTTTCCGGCATAGTGGTGGTGATGGGAGGAAGTTGCTTAACCTATTGGAACTTGTGATTCTAGCCCAGCAGGGTAATGACCCTATCAAAATAGATGATGAGACTGTAGAAAGCCTGGTTCAAAAGAATTTTGCCAGATATGATAAATCCGGAGAACAGCATTATGATATAGTTTCGGCCTTTATCAAGTCCATTAGAGGTTCAGATCCAAACGCAGCCTTATATTGGATGGCTAGAATGCTTGTTGCCGGAGAGGATGTGAAGTTTATAGCTCGGAGAATGTTGATAGCTGCTTCAGAAGATATAGGACTTGCTAACCCAACAGCTATGATGGTGGCGAATGCATGTATGGATGCAGTGATGAAAATTGGATATCCGGAAAGTAGAATTATCTTATCACAGACGGCGATCTATTTAGCCACCTCTCCTAAGTCAAATGCGGCTTATAATGCCATTAATCATGCCATGGAAGTGGCAGAACGTACTTCACATCTTCCGGTACCTGTAGATTTGAGAAATGCACCTACCAAGTTAATGAAACAAATAGGGTATGGGAAAGGATACAAGTATTCGCATGATTACCCCGGGCACTTCGTTAAACAGGATTTTCTTCCGGAGGATCTGAAAGGATTTAAGTTTTACCAACCGGGTGAAAACGCCAGAGAGAATGAGATCAAAAAGAATCTGAAAAACTGGTGGGAGGAATGGTATGGATATTAA